From the genome of Papaver somniferum cultivar HN1 chromosome 2, ASM357369v1, whole genome shotgun sequence, one region includes:
- the LOC113354511 gene encoding putative F-box protein At3g23260 produces MVDYETSNSRCKHSRRIRYPFGKYKRGFDFFECCKGLVLLRHVARDSGNTLVIWNPCTDEFKKLPVYPPFESDIDMASVEFGIGYDSQAEDFKVVSIEAIRGKNGVRFRFRLRTSSWERLKDLVIEDLSFGSLPDMARIPVNGTLSWIVDKSGFKVIVSFDFEKEEFKEKKMAYLFNESYRTTLCVLKESLCLLGFKHFDRFAGKVGELNLKGKGKTTSGTELFTIKLQNHFGYVRNLMPLQYFGSGEVLLSIEIDDGSFIVLYDPQYDTVTTLYEYLDPGLCCSSHTSIFLKSQISLNTGTYLREYAD; encoded by the coding sequence ATGGTTGATTACGAGACTTCAAATTCTAGATGTAAACACTCTCGTCGTATCCGGTACCCTTTTGGAAAATACAAGAGAGGATTTGATTTTTTTGAATGTTGTAAGGGTTTGGTTTTGTTAAGGCATGTTGCAAGGGATTCTGGCAATACTCTTGTCATTTGGAACCCATGTACAGATGAATTTAAGAAATTACCTGTTTACCCACCATTTGAATCAGATATAGATATGGCCTCTGTAGAGTTTGGAATTGGTTATGATTCTCAAGCTGAAGACTTCAAAGTGGTAAGCATAGAGGCTATTAGGGGGAAAAATGGAGTGAGGTTCAGATTTAGGTTAAGAACAAGTTCATGGGAAAGATTGAAGGATCTCGTTATTGAAGATCTCTCTTTCGGTTCACTACCTGATATGGCTCGTATACCTGTTAATGGAACACTCAGTTGGATAGTAGATAAAAGTGGATTcaaagttattgtttcttttgattttgagaaAGAAGAATTCAAAGAAAAGAAGATGGCTTACTTGTTCAATGAAAGTTACAGAACAACTTTGTGTGTTCTGAAAGAGTCTCTTTGCCTATTAGGTTTTAAGCATTTTGACCGTTTTGCTGGTAAAGTGGGGGAGTTAAACTTAAAGGGTAAAGGAAAGACAACATCAGGGACTGAATTGTTCACTATTAAATTACAAAACCACTTTGGATATGTTAGAAATTTAATGCCTTTACAGTATTTTGGGAGCGGTGAAGTTTTATTAAGCATAGAAATCGAtgatggttcttttattgttctgTATGACCCACAGTATGACACAGTTACAACCCTTTACGAGTATTTAGATCCGGGACTTTGCTGCTCTTCACACACTTCTATCTTTCTAAAGAGCCAGATTTCACTTAACACGGGGACTTACCTACGTGAATATGCTGATTGA
- the LOC113352778 gene encoding serine decarboxylase 1-like: protein MAIGSTVGVENGKTDSVPESFIPGGMTPENGVISREKTGENRVRRNVHDATLSHAITEPEADNENTEERDANMATVLAKYENYLLERVKHQLGYPENMDLDHVTPLAWLQRFHLNNCGDPFTKSNFGLNSQQFELGVLDWFAQLWEIGNYEYWGYITNGGTESNHHGILMGRELYPEGVLYASQDSHYSVFKSARMYRMECVKVDTLTNGVIDCADFKAKLLQNNDKPAIINVNIGTTVKGAVDDLDLVIATLKEATFSEDRFYIHCDGALSGIMMPFIEHAPKISFKKPIGSVSISGHKFIGCPTPCGVQITRLDHINAMSRYVEYIASMDATITGSRNGHAPVFLWYTLNTKGYGGLQKEVQTCFRNAHYLKNRLRSEGISVMLNELSTTVVFERPKDEEFVLHWQLACQGNIAHVVVMPHVTIKILDDFLNDLIVKRSIWLQDGKVQPTCVSVDIGKENCACPQHK, encoded by the exons ATGGCGATTGGAAGTACTGTTGGGGTTGAAAATGGAAAGACTGATTCTGTACCAGAAAGTTTCATTCCAGGAGGTATGACACCAGAAAATGGAGTAATAAGTAGAGAAAAAACTGGAGAAAATCGTGTCCGAAGAAATGTTCACGATGCAACACTTAGTCATGCTATTACAGAGCCTGAAGCTGATAACGAGAACACTGAAGAAAGAGATGCAAATATGGCTACTGTGCTAGCTAAGTATGAAAATTATCTTCTTGAAAGGGTCAAGCATCAGTTAG GTTACCCTGAGAATATGGACTTGGATCATGTTACTCCTCTTGCTTGGCTTCAACGTTTCCATCTCAACAATTGTGGTGATCCCTTTACTAAGAGCAACTTTGGTCTCAATTCGCAACAGTTCGAATTGGGTGTGTTAGACTGGTTTGCTCAACTCTGGGAAATCGGTAACTATGAATATTGGGGTTACATTACAAATGGTGGTACAGAAAGCAATCATCATGGTATCCTTATGGG GAGGGAGCTTTATCCTGAGGGAGTTTTATACGCATCGCAAGATTCACATTATTCTGTCTTTAAATCTGCACGAATGTACAGAATGGAATGTGTTAAAGTTGATACCCTTACCAATGGGGTAATTGATTGTGCCGATTTCAAAGCTAAACTACTCCAGAACAACGACAAACCAGCTATCATAAACGTCAATATTG GAACGACTGTTAAAGGAGCTGTTGATGATCTCGACCTGGTTATAGCAACCCTTAAGGAAGCTACTTTCTCAGAAGATAGATTTTACATTCACTGTGATGGGGCGCTATCTGGGATTATGATGCCATTTATCGAACAT GCTCCAAAAATCTCATTTAAGAAGCCAATAGGGAGTGTTAGTATTTCTGGCCACAAGTTTATTGGTTGTCCAACACCTTGCGGTGTTCAGATAACAAGGTTGGATCATATCAATGCCATGTCAAGGTATGTTGAATACATTGCGTCCATGGATGCTACAATCACGGGAAGCCGCAATGGTCATGCCCCAGTCTTCCTGTGGTACACCCTGAACACTAAAGGTTATGGAGGTCTTCAGAAAGAAGTCCAAACATGCTTCAGGAATGCCCATTATCTGAAAAACCGTTTACGTTCCGAAGGGATAAGTGTAATGCTTAATGAGCTCAGTACTACTGTTGTATTTGAGAGGCCAAAAGATGAAGAGTTTGTTCTTCATTGGCAACTTGCTTGTCAGGGCAACATTGCTCATGTTGTGGTTATGCCCCATGTCACTATCAAGATACTGGATGACTTCTTGAATGATCTGATCGTGAAACGCTCGATTTGGCTCCAGGATGGAAAGGTTCAACCTACTTGTGTTTCAGTAGATATCGGAAAGGAAAATTGCGCTTGTCCTCAGCATAAATGA